gtttgaccttgatctcgttctggacttaggttgctttgtatctaCAAGGATgccgggggtgggggggggagcatcaagtgtttattgaacgcagctccttgttccaTTCTGCAGACCTTGAAATTTGAACTTGTACTAAAACAAACTTTGTTTGTATTACAGCACCCTCATCTAGCTGGGATGGAAGTAACGCCTCTTTTACACAGAAACATGACGGTCAACAATATTGTAAGTTCTCTAGTTTAAACTTAGATGACTGTCGCCTGGACATGTGACTAGTAATTGCCCCCAAATTAAGAGGGGATTGTGAAGCCCACAGTCAATTTCAGCTGTCACTGGATTTGAACCCACAGCCTCTGGGGTAGGATTTGGGCACACTGCAAAAGTTCATTTAGTAATACATGTAATTGGTTTTGTAAAGCCAGTAAAGAAGTTAATGCTACAAAGGAGTTCTTGTAAATAGCCAAATGGCCACATTGaggactatttttttttctggattttgaAGTTGTGTCAGTCTGCAAAATTGAATCACAGTGAACAAAAAAAACCTTCCTTCTcattgattttattgataaaatttgaaatcccCACAAAATCATTGCTTTGGCTGTGGCCTAAATTCTGTGACATGTTTCATTTGATGTGATAACGAACAACCATTTTTTCTGAAGACTTTAACAtagaaatgtatgtattttagggaATAATCACACAATACAAAGTCCAGATGTACCGCTACAACCTCTAACCAATCAACCTCGTAAGTAGAAACAACTTGTTGATGGTATCTTGAGATTTTTCTGACGAAATGTTTGAAACTGTACTTACAGAATTtcaaaaaatgttgttgtttttctgaaGTATACATCATTCTAGTGGTGTTTTAATGTGATCTGCcattataacaaaattaaatatgtGTATATTGCAACATAGATTGCTTGTGAAAAGCATTTTCAGTACCATTCATGTTGAAAATCCTATTCTTGGCAATGTGCCAATGTTTTGGAAAATGGACGATCATGTGAAGGTCTGCATATTTTAAACTCTGTTTGAAGCATGTTCTATAATAAGTAAAAGCCTTTTAGATGTTCCACgaattttcaaaaagttgttGCTAATTAATGCATGTGATATGTTTACCCAAGCAATAGTTCTCATTGACTTGTTATTCAGTATCATCATATGCTGTTCATTTTTGCTACAAGTATGAATGAGCCAATAGACCTGAATAaccaaataaagttttaaaatttcattacaatttaCATTGTTATAGCTCCTGAATTCTGGTGTACAATATCGTACTTCGAGTTAGATCAGCAGGTCGGCGAAACATTTAAAGTACCGTACAGTTGTAGCACCGTGACTGTAGATGGGTATACGGATCCGTCAAGTCTAGACAGATTTTGCCTAGGACAGCTATCTAACGTTCATAGATCTGAAGCTAGCGAGCGGGCAAGGTAAGTCAACTCTGCTTTTACTGCAAAATCTggaataagtgtgtgaaattattttttgaaaattatttgttgttttttttttactttgtgaaAATTATTCCTTGCAAAATTGaggattttgattttaataaccTTACTTTAGAAAAAAGTGAAGATTTGCATGAAGATCAAACCTTGCATTATTAGCCtgatttttaattttgcaaaaattttggTTATGAGAAAAGTCGGATATTATGGAAGAATATTCTTTATACATTCAAGGTACttaaatgtaaacaagttcaGTACCACATGTTAATTGTTTTTCAGTACATCCTAAATTTTAGTTCTATATCAGGTTGTCCAATTAATGCATCACTTGAGTAATTTGTATGGTTCCCAATCATTTTCTTAGCAACTGATATGTTTGGATTGCCTAAAAAGCCTGATAACTCGAGAATTTTGTTTGTCCTATTGAAACTTCAGCAGTCAATGTTTTACTTTAGTGAAAACCCTTTTGCATTGTAGGTTGCATATAGGGAAAGGTGTGCAGTTAGACTACCGAGGGGAAGGTGACGTGTGGATACGTTGTGTTAGTGATCATAGTGTGTTCGTACAAAGTTACTACCTCGACCGAGAAGCAGGGCGGGCTCCCGGTGACGCAGTGCATAAGATATATCCCAGTGCTTATATAAAGGTAAACTTTAACacatatcatgctggacacgattggttcatccgtgcagtctgatcatgatctgcactggttgctattcagtcagtatcttttttggtaagcaccccttttaacagtaacagttctgtccaaattgaaagatggacaagttcatcatagaaatttagcagggtaagggttaaaatagaTTTTATACCCAAATATTTTCGTCAGTAttgtaaattaaataaatcataGAGTCTGCTTTCTTCATGTATACTACAAATGATAAATCCTGCTGTAAACATAAAGCTATTGTAAGGATATTAAATTAATGTGATACAGTGATCTTTCAAGCATAAACACACTACCATACCATACCATATGTGTTTTATAGACTTTGATGGTTTGGAGAAAGTAATAGCCATAATTTTGTCTGATTGGAAAGAAAATGTCACTGTCTTAGGGAGTTATTTGCTATATGGAGGTTTTGTAAACAGCGGTTGTTCTTTGGTTCTCTTAATATGCATTAAGGCTTCCATGTTTACTGAATTGTCaaacatttctttcaaacttaaaatgatacTGTTTAAAGCTGCCTTCAGTTGACACTGAGGGTGGCTTTTCTCTGCTGTAACAGGGCCTTCAATTGTAAATTCAGATACCGTTAAAATGCTATATAACTGGCAGAATCATTGTTACATTCAGTTTTGTATTAGAATTTAGGAGCATTTTGTTTTCTTATGATTCAAGCAGTTGAAATTGCTCAAAATCTAAATGTAATCTTTCACAATCATCTATACATGATGTATTTTGTAGGTGTTTGACATACGTCAGTGTCATCGCCAGATGCAGCAGCAGGCTGCAACAGCGCAGGCCGCTGCGGCTGCTCAGGCAGCGGCTGTGGCCGGTACAGTTCCAGGTCCGGCATCCGTAGGTGGGATAGCCCCAGCAGTAGGTAGGTTCacaattatgttgttttaatgcttactgttttaagaaaatttatcTATAAACTGGATCAGCTTGTGTTGTATTGCTCTTTTTAttcccccgaagggaggcatattagttttcaactgtccgttcgttagttagttccttcatttgtttgtcacaaagttaactttttgcatgaaggcactcgcgaaccactgcacccaggaccttcaaacttcacctgctgatagtacttattgagtataccacccctactgactttggggtcaccaggtcaaaggtcaaggtcacaggggccaacgttaactttttgcatgaaggcacttaactcgcgaaccactgcacccaggaccttcaagcttcacctgctgatagtacttattgactacaccacccctactgacattggtgtcaccaggtcaaggtcacaggggccaaagttaactttctgcatgaaggcactttactagctaaccactgcatccaggactttcaaacttcacatgctgatagtacttattgagtacaccacccggtactgactttgggtcactagttcaaaggtcaaggtcacaggggccagcgttaactttttgcatgaaggcactttactcgcgaaccactgaacccaggaccttcgaacttcacatgctgatagtacttcttgagtacaccactcctacagactttggggtcaccaggtcaaggtcacaggggccaacgttaactttttgcatgaaggcactttactcgcgaaccacttcactcaggaccttcaaactttacatgctgatagtactatatgagtacaccactcctacagactttggggtcaccaggtcaaaggtcaagatcacgggccaacgttaactttttgcatgaaggcactttacatgcgaaccacttcacccaggaccttcaaacttcacatgctgatagtacttattgagtacacgacccctactgactttggggtcaccaggtcaaaggtcaaggtgctgcgggggcatttgtcagcattagtgacagctcttgttcttgttgaaataaaacaaaatacaggCACAATAATGGAATCAGCATATTAACACCTGAATTGATGGTCTGACGCATCTTGTAGTTGAGTAATTAAAGAGATTAAATGAATAAAGATGGGAAAATTTCAGTCTCGGGGGGAGGGGAGGTGGGATAAAGTGAAGTATTTACCATTCCAACAAGCTGTAACCTACTTATACAGGTAGGAATGAAAATCACTCCATACTTCATGCAGTTAAACAAAAAGgaaatttgacagaaaaaaaacttctaGTTTATACtaaactatttttagctcacctgtcacaaagtgacaaggtgagcttttgtgatcgcgcggtgtccgtcgtccgtcgtccgtccgtgcgtccgtaaacttttgcttgtgaccactctagaggtcacatttttcatgggatctttatgaaagttggtcagaatgttcatcttgatgatatctaggtcaagttcgaaactgggtcacgtgccatcaaaaactaggtcagtaggtctaaaaatagaaaaaccttgtgacctctctagaggccatatatttcataagatcttcatgaaaattggtcagaatgttcaccttgatgatatctaggtcaagttcgaaactggatcacgtgggttcaaaaactaggtcagtaggtctaaaaatagaaaaaccttgtgacctctctagaggccatatttttcatgagatcttcatgaatattggtcagaatgttcaccttgatgatatctaggtcaagttcgaaactgggtcacgtaggatcaaaaactaggtcattaggtctaaaaatagaaaaaccttgtgacctctctagaggccatatttctcaatggatcttcatgaaaattggtcagaatgttcaacttgatgatatctaggtcaagttcgaaactgggtcacgtggggtcaaaaactaggtcattaggtctaaaaatagaaaaaccttgtgacctctttagaggccatatttctcaatggatcttcatgaaaattggtcagaatgttcaccttgatgatatctaggtcaagttcgaaactgggtcatgtggggtcaaaaactaggtcagtagatctaaaaatagaaaaaccttgtgacctctctagaggccatatttctcaatggatcttcatgaaaattggtcagaatgttcaccttgatgatatctaggttaagttcgaaactgggtcatgtgcggtcaaaaactaggtcagtaggtctaaaaataggaaaaccttgtgacctctctagaggcgatatttttcaatggatcttcatgaaaattggtcagagtgtttaccttgaagatatctaggtcaagttcgaaactgggtcacgtggggttaaaaactaggtcagtagatctaaaaatagaaaaacttgtgacctctctagaggccatatttttcatgagatcttcatgattattggtcagaatgttcaccttgatgatatctaagtcaagttcgaaactgggtcacgtggggttaaaaactaggtcagtaggtctaaaaatagaaaaaactttgtgacctctctagaggccatatttctcaacggatcttcatgaaaattagtgagaatgttcagcctgatgatatctaggtcaggtttgtaactgggtcatgtgtggtcaaaaactaggtcagtaggtcgaaaaatagaaaaaccttgagacctctctagaggccatatttttcacgagatcttcatgaaaattggtgagaatgttcaccttgatgatatctaggtcaagtttaaaagtgggtcacgtgccttcaaaaactaggccattaggtcaaataatagaaaaaccttgtgacctctgtagaggccatatttttcaatggatcttcaagaaaattggtcagaattttttatcttgatgatatctaggtcacatgtgctcaaaaactaggtcactatgtcaaataatagaaataatgacgtcatactcagttcaacactgggtcatgtggggataggtgagcgattcaggaccatcatggtcctcttgttaattaaTTGTGACAAAATCTTGAAGCTTATTTGACTCACTTTTAAACcatttcatggaaaaaaagtACTGTTGTCATATAAGCTGGCATGGGGGTGATCCCAGTGTGGCTCGAACCCATAGCCAGTAGGTTGAGTGGCAAACATCTTAACCTCGATACAACCGTTTTCATATGATTTGACTTCAATAATAATGATTTGTTACATAACAGGTCTCAGCGCTGCGGCAGGTATTGGTGTAGACGATTTAAGACGTTTGTGTATTTTACGACTGAGCTTCGTGAAAGGCTGGGGGCCGGACTATCCACGACACAGTATTAAAGAGACTCCTTGTTGGATCGAAGTACAGCTGCACAGACCTCTGCAGCTTTTGGATGAAGTCCTTCAAGCCATGCCGCTAAATGAAGCAAGAGTTAATAGGGGATATTTTCTGGGATGAATcagttttaaacaaaatcaaaaaaacaaaatacaaagctGTTGATTGGCTGTTTGGTATAAAAGGAGTGATTTGATTAGTTAAAATTTTTCGACCTAAAGAAAGATGCAAAATGATTGGCtgaaatgtttatacatttttcaagGGACATTGTGCATTGACTAAAGGATATCAGACTTTCGAAAGAAATTCTTTATTAGTGCATTTCTTTAGCTGGTCAAAATGGTTTTTTGTCTGAGTAAAAGAATATTTTACCTCAACTAAACAGAAAATGACAATGTAATTGTCAAAGCTTGTGTTCAGAAagatgtattaattaattcttaCTTGATAGCACATAGTGTATTTTGTGACATCAGTTTGtctgtaaatatacaaaattttggTTGAACCAATATATTAAACACCGACACCAAATTTCTAATGTATCTGACATAATATGAGACAAGGAAGTCCATTGTAAACAAAACAGGCCAGGGCATTTTCTCAGGACTTGTCCGGAATTCAGGTTTTTGCCTCGTATTAATTTTCAGGTTCTACACACTTGCCCAGGAAatacatattttggaagaatcGCAGTTATTTGgtcatatgaaataatatttttttccatttaaatgaaGTGAAGTGCATTCAAAATGCAGGAATTAGCATGATTGTTTATAGTTCCAACTTTTGACtcgagttacttccccttttgtAAGGGCAACACCTATCAAAAGTCAACAATATCAAGATAATGTGAAATccttaaaaaaacatataattttgtgATTTAGTTGTAAGAATTTATCTATTTAAACTTATGGTAAGATGAATAGAAGTTTTATGTACATTGGGATTTTATTTCGTTGATTGATGCAAGCATGAAAAGCACAAAAATTAGTCTATCATGAAAATTGTAAGATTTCAGTGGATCTTGGTCTTCCAATTTCATGGTGAAAACACCACACTGTGAAGTCTGTGGGTGCTGTAGGGAGGTGATTCTTTGGAGAGATTAATTCACTAGGAATTTAATCTAACTAGAAGGAAAATATTTATAGGAAGGTTTAGATTCGGGAAATAGAATTTacttttgcgtgctttgttggcaaataaaagagttttgagttcagatgcgtagtaatctaatcacgaaagccgaaggcctgagtgattaattacgacgcatctgaatgaaaaaaaaaacgtgttttatttgccaacaaagcacccaaaactaaaatctatCTCCATTCTAACATGTtcaaattacaccaggaagggatactgaTCTGGAATCTTTTTTTAGgtggaatagccaaaagtaggttaTTGTgcgaaacatgttttaatcaacaagacaatacacggtaaaatccttctttgtttatataaaagaaaatcttaaagtGTTAAAATCgttcttaaagccctgctccgcggctgttcaaattctattgtgtgtatgcaacccatgattacaataggtaacagttaatggccacgcgccacacttaagcatgcaaaaccacaggtattttatatagaattttatataaaataggctctattttgacaggcgtcactgttcgtagtcaggattttcatgttttttcagtgacaatttaaggttaaaaggtagaaCTGGAGCGGGTCTTTAATGCGTATTCTCTTAAAAGTTGTATCATTGAAATAAGTGTTGTAGAGTCCAGTTGCCAAAATACAGTCAGTCAGCATTATAGTTATGGTATTGTGTGTGATGGTCTATAACTTTCTGTTTCTTTAgctcttattttcctttttattctCGCAAGAAAAAGCATTTTACATGCGGGTGGTACTGTAATGTCTTCGGACAAGCAACCTTTTGACCTGCAGAACGTGGTTGGATAAATTCtgattacatttttgaaaaaaaaaaccactgaTAGGGGGTAGGGAAACAGTAATAAAAGATACACAACCTATAAAAAAATCCTGAAAGGTAGAAAGTTgtgataaaattttaacattgaaGATGTCTAGTTTGATGGAACATTTTTCTCAGTATTTAACTTAAGAGCATTGAAATTTCAGTAAacaatgtataaaatattaaatccaGTGTGCTTTTTTGTTTAGTGATATTTCTAGTAATTATTCTATTACCCATTAGGCATTTTTCTGTCTTCAgtagatcttagatattttgaaatatgatctCTTTAACCATAAGCCTGCTGGCAGccagtgattctgtctttgcaaccagtccAGACCAAGagcagcctgcacatttgtgcaggctgatcatggtctgcactgttagctattcagtcagtaaattttcagtgaacaccccttcaaataataagcgGGACTGCCTAAATTGAACGATGGActagtccgttttagaaatttagcaggctaagggttaaatatattTGTGGTGCTTGAATTGTGTTTGCATTTGCGTAAAATTCAAtcattgtataatatatattgttgtaaagaGTCAAATTTGATATTGCTCGACAGCAAAAATGAGTTTGTTGCATTTGTGTTGACAGCCAATCAAAATTAGTGTTACATGTCATTTCCCACATTGCATCAGACAAGAAACTTCATCAACCAATCATAGCTTGTATTACTTGTAATTGTTTTATTGCAAGTTTATATGAAAGTGAGGACAAAATTTCCAAATAAGTGAatgaattgttttctttaaactgATATGCCAGTAAATTTGACATGGTGCTACTTGGTAATTAACACAATATGTATTAAACGCTAcatgtaacattttgtttcaatCAATTTCAACAGTAAGGGTATATGATTATGTGTCCGTGTGAATTGATTGACACCCGGTGAATCAGATGTCATGACAAACTTATGTTTCCATTGGAATTCATGTCATATACTTTATCCTAGATAATTTTTATCACTCATCATGGGACATTTTTAAAGTGAGCCTGGTATAATTCAGAAATATATTTAGGGATAGATGGTAAGGAAAACTTACAACTGCACATTCGGCTCAGTAGGTAGAGGACAGTACTTCCGGTCAAGAGGTCCTAGGTTTGAATCCCATACATGGCATTAGGTTTTAAGATAATatatgtaggtcaaaggtcttcCATGAGTGAGGGGAGGTCATTTACTTTTGTCAAAACTGAATTGATGTCTTAGGTATCACAGAACTTCTGTTAAACGAAAAGTTGTTGGCCGAGTGGTTGAGGCTGCTGAATTCAGATCACTTGCACTCCCACAACTGTGAGTTCAAATAAAACCTCGCTTTGGATATAGATTTCTTCCAAGTGAGGATGCCAGccagctgacttatggaaggtcATTTGTTATGTCTAGGTGCCAGTCTATTCTCGGATTAATGCCCAGAAGGGACCTAGGCTTTTTTCCTCTATGAAAATCTGAAAAGTCACAATATGACACATATTTGTTAGAGTGATttttaacccaacaaaattaaaaactttaaaaagttggTATTTTTAAGTTAAAGTCTATAGACAAAAAGGCCTAATATGGTAGTCATTTTGTCTTCTGCTTTAGGAAATAGTTTAGTGCTGTGGCTGTAAATCATTGTGCTATAAGTAGAAGTTAGAAGTTTGTTCCAGTAGGTGATTAAATTGTTGTTGAAATGAAGTGTGTTCATCAAGAAGGGGGCCTGTAGATTTAAATAATTCTTCATTTATTTTGCTAGTAgttctaaaacaaaaaagggaaccaactattttaTTCAGTTCTAGGCAGTTGTAATTTTTGAGACACTCTCTtcaaattcttttgatattttactctaaaatcattttgatattaCAGGCACGAAATTTTGAAGTCTTTGTCTAAACagctatatgagccgtgccacgagaaaaccaacatagtgggtttacgaccagcatggatccagacagcctgcgcatccgcacagtctggtcaggatccatgctgttcgctaacagtttctccaattccagtaggctttaaaagcaaacagcacggatcctgaccagactacgcggatgtgcaggctggtctggattcatgctggtcgcaaacccactatgtaggttttctcatggcacggctcatatcatcatGGGTGTCTTAATTCGTGGATTTTCACCTTAGAACATGAAATTAATGAGAATTTCACTTCTTCCTTTGGATTTGATTATGAGTTGACTCAATTACAGtatctgtgaaaataaaattattttacagtata
This DNA window, taken from Mercenaria mercenaria strain notata chromosome 19, MADL_Memer_1, whole genome shotgun sequence, encodes the following:
- the LOC123542209 gene encoding mothers against decapentaplegic homolog 4-like isoform X1: MSHSAPTSADACLSIVHSLMCHRQGGESESFAKRAIESLVKKLKEKRDELDSLITAITTSGAHPSKCVTIQRTLDGRLQVAGRKGFPHVIYARIWRWPDLHKNELKHVKYCQYAFDLKQDSVCVNPYHYERVVSPGIDLSGLTIQHAAPPSRLVKDEYGNEIGSASGLDSGTSSDLSQTVQHPPVDGFSRMSGMGPSSSASVGPAGQITDPRVTGVISNPMTSISASGSRISTSGLGPGHPMSPQTYTTGIPNSQAITQYSNRTPSSSWDGSNASFTQKHDGQQYWNNHTIQSPDVPLQPLTNQPPPEFWCTISYFELDQQVGETFKVPYSCSTVTVDGYTDPSSLDRFCLGQLSNVHRSEASERARLHIGKGVQLDYRGEGDVWIRCVSDHSVFVQSYYLDREAGRAPGDAVHKIYPSAYIKVFDIRQCHRQMQQQAATAQAAAAAQAAAVAGTVPGPASVGGIAPAVGLSAAAGIGVDDLRRLCILRLSFVKGWGPDYPRHSIKETPCWIEVQLHRPLQLLDEVLQAMPLNEARVNRGYFLG
- the LOC123542209 gene encoding mothers against decapentaplegic homolog 4-like isoform X2; this translates as MSHSAPTSADACLSIVHSLMCHRQGGESESFAKRAIESLVKKLKEKRDELDSLITAITTSGAHPSKCVTIQRTLDGRLQVAGRKGFPHVIYARIWRWPDLHKNELKHVKYCQYAFDLKQDSVCVNPYHYERVVSPGIDLSGLTIQHAAPPSRLVKDEYGNEIGSASGLDSGTSSDLSQTVQHPPVDGFSRMSGMGTSGLGPGHPMSPQTYTTGIPNSQAITQYSNRTPSSSWDGSNASFTQKHDGQQYWNNHTIQSPDVPLQPLTNQPPPEFWCTISYFELDQQVGETFKVPYSCSTVTVDGYTDPSSLDRFCLGQLSNVHRSEASERARLHIGKGVQLDYRGEGDVWIRCVSDHSVFVQSYYLDREAGRAPGDAVHKIYPSAYIKVFDIRQCHRQMQQQAATAQAAAAAQAAAVAGTVPGPASVGGIAPAVGLSAAAGIGVDDLRRLCILRLSFVKGWGPDYPRHSIKETPCWIEVQLHRPLQLLDEVLQAMPLNEARVNRGYFLG